From Nocardioides sp. HDW12B, the proteins below share one genomic window:
- the tkt gene encoding transketolase, producing the protein MSPSLDWNELDDRAVDTARALAMDAVQKVGNGHPGTAMSLAPAAYLLFQKVMRHDPADPQWIARDRFVLSCGHSSLTLYIQLYLGGFGLALDDLKALRTWGSRTPGHPEHGHTAGVETTTGPLGQGVANAVGMAMAARRERGLLDPDAKAGESPFDHMVYAICSDGDLQEGVSAEASSLAGHQQLGNLVLIYDDNKISIEDDTAVAFSEDVSARYAAYGWHVQNVDWTNGGAEYAEDVPALWRAIQRAQKETGRPSFINLRTVIAWPAPNAQNTGGSHGSALGDDEVAATKKLMGFDPEKSFEVSDEVIAHTRGLLERGSEAGAAWDEQFTAWQTKNPERAELLKRVFVERRLPDGWADALPTFEPDAKGVATRKASGEVLSAIAPVLPELWGGSADLAGSNNTTPKGEPSFLPAEHSTKKFTGNEYGRVLHFGIREHAMGSVMNGIALHGGTRVYGGTFLVFSDYMRPAVRLAALMHLPVTYVWTHDSIGLGEDGPTHQPVEHLAALRAIPGLAVVRPADANETVAAWRAVLEDTSGPSALALTRQDVPTFPRGTDGYATVDGVAKGAYVLIDTPSTPDVILVATGSEVAIAVEAREQLAALDIAARVVSMPCREWFDAQDASYRDSVLLPEVKSRVSIEAGVAQGWREVVGDHGRAVSLDHFGASAQYQELYEKFGLTAAAVVSAAKESIDDAARGV; encoded by the coding sequence GTGAGCCCCTCCCTCGACTGGAACGAGCTGGACGACCGGGCGGTCGACACGGCCCGGGCGCTGGCCATGGACGCCGTGCAGAAGGTCGGCAACGGCCACCCCGGCACGGCCATGAGCCTGGCGCCGGCGGCGTACCTGCTGTTCCAGAAGGTCATGCGTCACGACCCCGCCGACCCGCAGTGGATCGCGCGCGACCGCTTCGTGCTGTCCTGCGGCCACTCCAGCCTGACCCTCTACATCCAGCTCTACCTCGGCGGCTTCGGTCTCGCCCTCGACGACCTCAAGGCCCTGCGCACGTGGGGCAGCCGCACCCCGGGCCACCCCGAGCACGGCCACACCGCGGGCGTCGAGACCACCACGGGCCCGCTGGGCCAGGGCGTCGCGAACGCCGTCGGCATGGCGATGGCGGCCCGCCGCGAGCGCGGTCTGCTCGACCCCGACGCGAAGGCCGGCGAGAGCCCCTTCGACCACATGGTCTACGCGATCTGCTCCGACGGCGACCTGCAGGAGGGCGTGAGCGCCGAGGCCTCGTCCCTCGCCGGGCACCAGCAGCTCGGCAACCTCGTGCTCATCTACGACGACAACAAGATCTCGATCGAGGACGACACCGCGGTCGCGTTCAGCGAGGACGTCTCCGCCCGGTACGCCGCCTACGGCTGGCACGTGCAGAACGTGGACTGGACCAACGGCGGCGCGGAGTACGCCGAGGACGTCCCGGCCCTGTGGCGCGCGATCCAGCGGGCCCAGAAGGAGACCGGCCGTCCCAGCTTCATCAACCTCCGCACGGTCATCGCCTGGCCCGCGCCGAACGCGCAGAACACCGGCGGCTCGCACGGCTCCGCCCTCGGCGACGACGAGGTGGCGGCCACCAAGAAGCTGATGGGCTTCGACCCGGAGAAGTCCTTCGAGGTCAGCGACGAGGTCATCGCGCACACCCGCGGCCTGCTCGAGCGCGGCAGCGAGGCCGGCGCGGCGTGGGACGAGCAGTTCACCGCCTGGCAGACGAAGAACCCCGAGCGCGCCGAGCTGCTGAAGCGGGTCTTCGTGGAGCGCCGCCTGCCCGACGGCTGGGCCGACGCCCTGCCGACCTTCGAGCCCGACGCCAAGGGCGTGGCCACCCGCAAGGCCTCCGGCGAGGTGCTCAGTGCCATCGCCCCGGTGCTGCCCGAGCTGTGGGGCGGCTCGGCCGACCTGGCCGGCTCGAACAACACCACGCCCAAGGGCGAGCCGTCGTTCCTCCCGGCCGAGCACTCGACCAAGAAGTTCACCGGCAACGAGTACGGCCGCGTCCTGCACTTCGGCATCCGCGAGCACGCCATGGGCTCGGTGATGAACGGCATCGCCCTGCACGGCGGCACTCGCGTGTACGGCGGCACGTTCCTCGTCTTCTCCGACTACATGCGTCCCGCGGTCCGCCTCGCGGCGCTGATGCACCTGCCCGTGACCTACGTCTGGACCCACGACTCCATCGGTCTGGGCGAGGACGGTCCCACGCACCAGCCCGTCGAGCACCTGGCTGCGCTGCGCGCGATCCCGGGTCTCGCGGTCGTGCGGCCGGCCGACGCCAACGAGACCGTCGCCGCGTGGCGAGCCGTGCTCGAGGACACCAGCGGTCCCTCGGCCCTGGCCCTGACCCGCCAGGACGTCCCGACGTTCCCGCGAGGGACCGACGGCTACGCGACCGTCGACGGCGTCGCCAAGGGCGCCTACGTCCTGATCGACACGCCCTCGACCCCCGACGTCATCCTCGTGGCCACCGGCTCCGAGGTGGCGATCGCCGTCGAGGCCCGCGAGCAGCTCGCCGCGCTCGACATCGCCGCCCGCGTGGTGTCGATGCCGTGCCGCGAGTGGTTCGACGCCCAGGACGCGAGCTACCGCGACAGCGTGCTGCTGCCCGAGGTCAAGTCCCGCGTCAGCATCGAGGCCGGCGTCGCCCAGGGCTGGCGCGAGGTCGTGGGCGACCACGGGCGCGCCGTCTCGCTCGACCACTTCGGGGCCAGCGCGCAGTACCAGGAGCTGTACGAGAAGTTCGGGCTCACCGCCGCGGCCGTGGTCTCGGCGGCCAAGGAGAGCATCGACGACGCCGCCCGCGGCGTGTAG
- a CDS encoding heme o synthase — MTAVDPQVRLSPSAGGSSPLGRFRDVVGAYVGLTKPRIIELLLLTTVPVMFLASRGVPELGLVVATVVGGTLSAGSANALNCVYDRDIDERMRRTRRRALPRHAVSPRAALVFGLVLGVVSTVLLWTLVNPLSALLSLAANVFYVVGYTMLLKRRTSQNIVWGGAAGCFPALIGWTAVTGSLSWVPVVLFAVVFFWTPPHFWALALRYREDYAAADVPMLPSVSPAPVVGRQIVAYAWVTVATSLLLWPVAGTSWFYPTVAGILGAVFIVESHRLSARTRATDDVVAMRPMRLFHWSNIYLSLLFVGVALEPLVAG; from the coding sequence GTGACCGCCGTCGACCCCCAGGTGCGCCTCTCCCCGAGCGCGGGGGGATCCAGCCCTCTCGGCCGGTTCCGCGACGTCGTGGGCGCCTACGTCGGGCTGACCAAGCCGCGGATCATCGAGCTGCTGCTGCTGACCACCGTCCCGGTCATGTTCCTGGCCTCGCGCGGCGTGCCCGAGCTCGGCCTCGTGGTGGCCACGGTGGTCGGCGGGACGCTGTCGGCCGGCAGTGCCAACGCCCTCAACTGCGTCTACGACCGCGACATCGACGAGCGGATGCGCCGTACGCGGCGCCGCGCGCTGCCGCGCCACGCGGTCTCGCCGCGCGCCGCCCTGGTCTTCGGCCTCGTCCTCGGCGTGGTCTCGACCGTGCTGCTGTGGACGCTGGTCAACCCGCTCTCGGCCCTGCTGTCCCTGGCGGCGAACGTCTTCTACGTCGTGGGCTACACGATGCTGCTCAAGCGACGCACCAGCCAGAACATCGTGTGGGGCGGCGCCGCCGGGTGCTTCCCGGCCCTCATCGGCTGGACCGCGGTCACCGGCTCGCTGTCGTGGGTGCCGGTCGTGCTCTTCGCGGTCGTGTTCTTCTGGACGCCGCCGCACTTCTGGGCCCTCGCGCTGCGCTACCGCGAGGACTACGCCGCGGCCGACGTGCCGATGCTGCCGTCGGTCTCCCCGGCCCCCGTCGTGGGACGCCAGATCGTCGCCTACGCCTGGGTGACGGTCGCGACCTCGCTGCTGCTGTGGCCGGTCGCCGGGACCTCGTGGTTCTACCCGACGGTCGCCGGGATCCTCGGAGCGGTGTTCATCGTGGAGTCGCACCGGCTCTCGGCCCGCACCCGCGCCACCGACGACGTCGTCGCCATGCGCCCGATGCGGCTCTTCCACTGGTCGAACATCTACCTGTCGCTGCTGTTCGTGGGCGTCGCCCTCGAGCCCCTCGTCGCCGGCTGA
- a CDS encoding COX15/CtaA family protein, whose product MSPPRALDAPPRRTSPAWLRRAAVASLVVNIAIVVTGGVVRLTGSGLGCPTWPRCTEESFRPHGAMTIHTAIEFGNRMVTFLIAAVAIATLVAVWRSSRRDLRLPAVVLAVGVPAQAALGGVTVLTGLNPWTVSMHLVVSMVMICVAVLLVRSVVVGSPADRAEPLVAADAVVAPTVGTVVERLSVAVFVVGWAVLYLGTVVTGSGPHAGDADAPRNGLDPRSVSQLHTDAVFLLLGLLVAVVVAVRSLDRTLEVVRAARILLVVVLAQGTVGFVQYFTDLPVVLVAIHLLGAALFAAAMTWLLLAARDRTVPSRSAAPSPL is encoded by the coding sequence CGGCGGTCGCCTCGCTGGTGGTCAACATCGCGATCGTGGTGACCGGTGGCGTGGTGCGCCTGACCGGCTCCGGGCTGGGCTGCCCGACGTGGCCGCGCTGCACCGAGGAGTCGTTCCGGCCGCACGGCGCGATGACGATCCACACCGCGATCGAGTTCGGCAACCGGATGGTCACCTTCCTCATCGCGGCGGTCGCGATCGCGACCCTCGTTGCGGTGTGGCGCTCGAGCCGCCGCGACCTGCGGCTGCCGGCGGTCGTGCTGGCCGTCGGCGTGCCCGCGCAGGCCGCCCTGGGCGGGGTCACGGTGCTGACCGGCCTCAACCCGTGGACCGTGTCGATGCACCTGGTCGTGTCGATGGTGATGATCTGCGTGGCCGTGCTGCTGGTGCGCTCGGTGGTGGTCGGCTCGCCCGCCGACCGGGCCGAGCCGCTCGTGGCCGCCGATGCCGTGGTCGCGCCCACGGTCGGGACGGTCGTCGAGCGCCTGTCCGTCGCCGTGTTCGTCGTCGGCTGGGCCGTGCTCTACCTCGGCACGGTCGTGACCGGCAGCGGCCCCCACGCCGGGGACGCCGACGCCCCGCGCAACGGGCTCGACCCGCGGTCGGTGAGCCAGCTGCACACCGACGCGGTCTTCCTGCTGCTCGGGCTGCTCGTGGCCGTGGTGGTCGCCGTGCGCAGCCTGGACCGCACCCTCGAGGTCGTGCGCGCTGCGCGGATCCTGCTCGTGGTGGTGCTCGCGCAGGGCACCGTCGGGTTCGTGCAGTACTTCACCGACCTGCCGGTCGTCCTCGTCGCGATCCACCTGCTCGGCGCCGCGCTCTTCGCCGCCGCCATGACGTGGCTGCTCCTGGCCGCCCGGGACCGGACCGTCCCCTCCCGCTCCGCCGCCCCCAGCCCGCTCTGA